A part of Paramisgurnus dabryanus chromosome 15, PD_genome_1.1, whole genome shotgun sequence genomic DNA contains:
- the LOC135731003 gene encoding glutamine amidotransferase-like class 1 domain-containing protein 3, mitochondrial, with protein MTKRVAVVLAGCGVFDGSEIHEASAVLVHLSRQQAIVKIFAPNIDQMHVVDHLKGSPTEEKRNVLVESARLARGDIQDLSQLNVKELDAIIFPGGFGAAKNLCSWAVKGKDCSVNEEVTKVLQAFHTEKKPIGLCCISPVLAAKVFPGCEVTVGHDKDERYPDVPDTAEAITQLGCKHICKHVNEAHVDEKNKIVTTCAFMCKAPLHEIFDGIGVMVQEVLKLA; from the exons ATGACTAAACGTGTGGCTGTAGTGTTGGCTGGTTGTGGTGTATTTGATGGAAGTGAAATCCACGAAGCATCTGCAGTCCTGGTTCATTTGAGCCGTCAGCAAGCTATT GTCAAAATATTTGCACCCAACATTGATCAGATGCATGTTGTTGACCACTTGAAAGGTTCTCCAACAGAGGAAAAGAGGAACGTACTTGTGGAAAGTGCCAGACTTGCCAGAGGTGATATCCAAGACCTCTCCCAGCTCAATGTGAAGGAGTTGGATGCCATCATCTTTCCTG GTGGGTTTGGAGCAGCTAAGAATCTGTGTAGTTGGGCTGTCAAGGGGAAAGACTGTTCTGTCAATGAAGAGGTTACAAAAGTGCTACAGGCTTTCCATACAGAGAAGAAACCTATTGGCTTGTGCTGTATTTCACCTGTGCTGGCAGCAAAGGTTTTCCCTGGATGTGAAGTGACTGTCGGCCATGACAAAGATGAAAG ATATCCGGATGTTCCAGACACTGCAGAAGCGATAACTCAACTCGGTTGCAAGCATATCTGTAAGCATGTCAATGAAGCCCATGTTGATGAGAAAAATAAGATTGTTACCACCTGTGCATTCATGTGTAAGGCACCACTGCATGAAATATTTGATGGCATTGGAGTGATGGTACAGGAGGTGTTAAAACTCGCATGA
- the txndc9 gene encoding thioredoxin domain-containing protein 9, with protein sequence MASQSMEVVAKALEQQMLQSARIVEEQLDTELNKLDRMDEDELEQLKERRLEALKKAQKQKQEWISKGHGEYREIPSEKDFFAEVKESKNVVCHFYRDSSFRCKILDKHLAILAKKHVETKFIKLNVEKAPFLTERLKIKVIPTMALVKDGKTKDYIVGFTDLGNTDEFPTEMLEWRLGCSEIINYSGSLLDPPAFGKKSGSKFTKVEKKTIRGKGYDSDSDSD encoded by the exons ATGGCCAGTCAGTCAATGGAGGTTGTTGCGAAGGCTCTGGAGCAGCAGATGCTGCAGTCAGCACGGATAGTGGAAGAGCAGCTGGATACTGAACTGAACAAGTTGGATCGTATGGATGAAGATGAACTGGAGCAGCTAAAGGAGAGAAGGCTTGAGGCTCTCAAGAAAGCCCAAAAACAAAAGCAG GAGTGGATATCTAAAGGGCATGGTGAATACAGAGAAATTCCAAGTGAGAAAGATTTCTTTGCGGAGGTAAAAGAAAGCAAAAACGTGGTCTGCCATTTCTACAGAGACTCTTCTTTCAG atgcAAAATTCTTGACAAGCACTTGGCTATTCTGGCTAAAAAACATGTGGAAACAAAGTTCATCAAGCTAAATGTTGAGAAGGCTCCTTTCCTAACCGAGAGGCTGAAGATTAAAGTCATTCCAACAATGGCTCTGGTGAAAGATGGGAAGACTAAGGATTATATTGTGGGTTTTACTGATCTGGGAAACACAGATGAGTTCCCTACTGAAATGCTTGAGTGGAGGCTGGGCTGCTCAGAAATCATTAACTACAG TGGGAGTCTTTTGGATCCACCAGCATTTGGGAAGAAGTCTGGGTCAAAGTTCACTAAGGTGGAGAAAAAAACCATCAGAGGCAAGGGCTATGACTCGGACTCTGATTCAGATTAA
- the mrpl30 gene encoding large ribosomal subunit protein uL30m — translation MSGLYRALTTSTSTIIKTVTQATPCPLYTACRTRFTRSRIPPQVFEERAKEHENYGGDPEHPHKLHIVTRVKSTMRRPYWEKKVVKSLGLMKAHEPRVHKNTPSVNNQLKIIKHLVKIQPLKLPYGLPAEEDLANTYLNSKGELVVQRLLKPLDQKAIES, via the exons ATGTCAGGACTATATCGAGCCCTTACAACATCCACCTCCACTATCATAAAG ACTGTAACACAGGCAACACCATGTCCATTATATACAGCATGTCGCACTAGATTCACCAGGAGCCGCATCCCTCCACAA GTGTTTGAGGAACGAGCAAAGGAACATGAAAACTATGGTGGAGATCCAGAACATCCACATAAATTGCATATAGTGACGCGAGTTAAAAGCACAATGAGACGACCCTATTGGGAAAAGAAGGTTGTAAAGAGTTTGGGGCTCATGAAG GCGCATGAACCCCGTGTCCACAAGAACACCCCTTCAGTTAACAATCAACTAAAAATTATCAAGCACCTTGTTAA GATTCAACCCCTTAAACTGCCTTATGGACTACCTGCTGAAGAGGATTTGGCAAACACTTATCTTAATAGCAAAGGAGAGCTGGTTGTACAACGTCTTCTTAAACCACTTGACCAAAAAGCCATTGAATCATAG
- the acod1 gene encoding cis-aconitate decarboxylase — protein MIRKGVTESFGAAVSCLSPSHLTDEVIRRSKRMILDTLGVGLLGTSTPVFNTVLQYSQNQQALKNSKVWARPGLSVPPQYAAFVNGVAVHSMDFDDTWHPATHPSGAVLPAILALAETLPVKPSGLELLLAFNVGIEVQGRLLRFSKEAYNIPKRFHPPAVVGVMGSAAATAKLLGLPLAQSVAALAIACSSAGAPMANAATQTKPLHMGNAARGGLEASELALLGLEGNTQILDLESGFGAFYPDYTPCTLAKVTPTSHYRWVLEDQNIAQKRFPAHLGMHWVADAAKEARAKFLDKYPDADISQIKKITLRVPSSRYVDCPLPVTEHQARHSFQFNCCSALLDGDVNVESFSKSQMNRRPLQQMLLKVNLENPKDNHSSFETMYCEISVETTQGEKFTARCDTFYGHWRKPLSHEDLVKKFRANALTVLTPDVVEDIIYTVDNLDRNHDCSMLWSYMHFNKHHMMHKDEHRCSVSV, from the exons ATGATCAGAAAG GGTGTTACTGAAAGCTTTGGAGCTGCCGTCTCCTGTTTAAGCCCATCTCATCTGACAGATGAAGTTATTCGGAGGAGTAAGAGAATGATACTGGACACACTGGGTGTGGGGTTACTTGGAACCAGCACCCCTGTCTTTAACACAGTTCTCCAGTACAGTCAG AATCAGCAAGCTTTGAAAAACAGCAAAGTATGGGCAAGACCTGGATTATCAGTTCCACCACAGTATGCTGCCTTTGTTAATGGAGTTGCG GTGCATTCTATGGACTTTGATGACACCTGGCATCCAGCCACTCACCCCTCAGGTGCCGTTCTGCCCGCTATCCTGGCACTGGCCGAAACACTGCCTGTTAAGCCCTCTGGCCTAGAGTTGTTGCTTGCATTCAATGTAGGCATAGAGGTTCAGGGGAGGCTCCTGAGGTTTTCCAAAGAGGCATATAACATTCCTAAAAG ATTTCACCCACCTGCAGTTGTTGGGGTTATGGGCAGTGCCGCTGCTACAGCTAAACTCTTGGGTCTACCTCTAGCGCAGAGCGTAGCAGCTCTAGCAATAGCCTGTTCGTCTGCTGGTGCCCCAATGGCAAATGCTGCTACTCAAACCAAGCCTCTCCATATGGGCAACGCTGCCCGCGGTGGTCTGGAGGCCTCTGAACTCGCTCTCCTTGGCCTAGAAGGGAATACACAGATTCTGGATCTCGAGTCGGGCTTCGGGGCCTTCTATCCAGATTACACCCCCTGCACACTGGCTAAGGTCACCCCTACTTCTCATTACAGGTGGGTGTTGGAAGATCAAAACATTGCACAGAAACGCTTCCCGGCCCATCTCGGGATGCACTGGGTGGCAGATGCAGCAAAAGAAGCAAGGGCGAAATTTCTGGACAAATATCCAGACGCTGATATCAGTCAAATTAAGAAAATCACACTGAGAGTACCCTCGTCCAGATACGTCGACTGTCCTCTTCCAGTAACTGAGCACCAGGCCAGACACTCTTTCCAGTTCAACTGCTGTAGCGCACTGCTGGATGGTGATGTTAATGTCGAATCCTTCAGTAAAAGTCAGATGAACAGGAGACCCCTTCAGCAGATGCTTCTCAAAGTAAACTTGGAAAATCCAAAAGACAATCACTCAAGCTTTGAAACAATGTATTGTGAAATATCCGTGGAGACAACGCAGGGGGAAAAGTTCACTGCACGCTGCGACACTTTTTATGGGCATTGGAGGAAGCCACTCAGTCATGAGGATCTGGTGAAGAAATTCAGGGCTAATGCATTGACCGTGCTTACCCCTGATGTTGTTGAGGATATTATTTATACTGTAGACAATCTAGACAGAAACCATGACTGCTCAATGCTGTGGTCATATATGCACTTTAATAAGCACCACATGATGCACAAAGATGAGCACCGCTGCTCAGTGTCAGTTTGA